The following proteins are co-located in the Desulfatitalea tepidiphila genome:
- a CDS encoding sensor histidine kinase, which yields MADFKMERNGGRSFPVQVQLQYLPQTHQAGYEYRAVILDMSEQVHISSTLQFLDQCLEKTLEEQGRLVVHLLNAQEEERHRVALALHDQIGQDLNVLKLRLGEIKKNLNIDQGDLQQLCLKLEAFADHIIDDVRRIMRELIPSSLEVLGLVAGLRQMVREHSEFSSVRIETDLEPLIKVSKRETQIALFRIVQEALDNANRHADATQVTIRAFETKDRLRTLIEDNGKGFGHPGPDRSPGSLKGMGLAVMQVRARMIGARLTIESRSGKGTRILVDLPLGSA from the coding sequence ATGGCCGATTTCAAAATGGAACGGAACGGCGGGCGTAGCTTTCCGGTTCAGGTCCAGCTGCAATATCTGCCCCAAACCCATCAGGCCGGATATGAATACCGGGCGGTGATTCTGGATATGAGCGAGCAGGTGCATATATCTTCCACATTGCAGTTCCTGGACCAGTGCCTGGAGAAGACCTTGGAAGAACAGGGTAGACTGGTCGTCCATCTTCTAAACGCTCAGGAAGAGGAGCGTCACCGGGTAGCCTTGGCGTTGCACGATCAGATCGGGCAGGACCTCAACGTCCTCAAACTGCGGCTGGGCGAGATTAAAAAGAACCTGAATATCGACCAGGGTGACTTGCAGCAGCTGTGTCTAAAGCTGGAGGCCTTTGCAGATCACATTATCGATGACGTCCGAAGAATAATGCGTGAGTTGATCCCTTCCTCTCTCGAAGTTTTGGGTCTCGTGGCGGGATTGCGGCAGATGGTGCGGGAACATTCTGAGTTTTCATCCGTGCGGATCGAAACCGACCTGGAGCCCCTGATAAAGGTTTCCAAACGGGAAACTCAGATCGCTTTGTTTCGTATCGTCCAGGAGGCATTGGACAATGCGAACAGGCACGCCGACGCAACCCAAGTGACCATCAGGGCCTTTGAAACCAAGGACCGCTTAAGAACCTTGATCGAGGACAACGGCAAGGGATTCGGTCATCCCGGTCCGGATAGGTCGCCGGGCAGTCTGAAGGGCATGGGGCTGGCCGTCATGCAGGTCCGCGCACGCATGATTGGCGCCCGGTTGACCATTGAAAGTCGTTCCGGCAAAGGTACCCGAATCCTTGTCGACCTTCCCCTTGGAAGCGCATGA
- a CDS encoding response regulator: MSMYKIILADDHALMREGIRNLIDQADDLKVIAETGDGTELLNLLKRTTPDMVILDISMPGLRGIEAAREIHCLYPKVDILILSMHKRQEFLSMALEAGASGYVLKEDTGEELLHAIDQVRHGRTYLSAKLASLYSNDIISICRGNHKQHADPLTHREREILKLVAEGHTDRQVSEMLFISFRTVQRHRFNIREKLKLKSTADLVKYAIARGYVSSEH; encoded by the coding sequence ATGAGCATGTACAAAATCATTCTTGCGGACGATCACGCCCTGATGCGAGAAGGTATCAGAAATTTAATCGACCAGGCAGATGATCTAAAGGTGATTGCCGAAACCGGCGATGGCACCGAGCTCCTCAACCTATTAAAGAGAACGACCCCCGACATGGTCATCCTTGACATTTCAATGCCTGGCCTGAGGGGCATCGAAGCGGCGAGGGAAATCCATTGTCTCTATCCCAAGGTCGATATTCTGATCCTGAGCATGCATAAGCGGCAAGAATTCCTGTCGATGGCGCTTGAGGCGGGTGCCAGCGGCTATGTATTGAAAGAGGACACCGGCGAAGAGCTTCTGCATGCCATCGACCAGGTGCGCCACGGGCGGACCTACCTATCCGCCAAACTCGCATCCTTGTACTCCAACGATATCATCAGCATCTGCAGGGGAAACCATAAGCAGCACGCAGATCCCTTGACCCACCGTGAGCGGGAAATACTCAAGCTGGTCGCCGAAGGGCACACCGATCGGCAAGTCAGTGAAATGCTTTTCATCAGCTTCCGAACCGTCCAAAGGCACCGCTTCAACATCCGCGAAAAACTCAAATTGAAAAGTACTGCGGACTTGGTGAAATACGCTATCGCAAGGGGCTATGTCAGCAGCGAGCATTGA
- the mlaD gene encoding outer membrane lipid asymmetry maintenance protein MlaD, whose protein sequence is MKKGSVEMAVGIFVLIGMLCAAYLAIKLGRMEWFGEETYQVQAYFNSVSGLKKGAVVEMAGVEVGQVHGIMLDAEHQMAVVTLDIRNGVQLSTDVIASVKTSGLIGDKYIRLSSGGATDVLKAGDTIMDTESALDIEELIGQYVFGKVKD, encoded by the coding sequence GTGAAAAAAGGATCCGTGGAGATGGCCGTTGGGATCTTTGTATTGATCGGTATGTTATGCGCGGCCTATCTGGCGATCAAACTGGGACGCATGGAGTGGTTCGGAGAGGAAACCTATCAGGTCCAGGCCTATTTCAACTCCGTCTCCGGACTGAAAAAAGGCGCCGTTGTCGAGATGGCCGGCGTGGAGGTCGGGCAGGTGCATGGCATCATGCTTGACGCGGAACATCAGATGGCCGTTGTCACCCTTGACATCAGAAACGGCGTGCAGTTAAGCACGGATGTGATCGCGTCGGTGAAGACGTCCGGTTTGATCGGAGACAAATATATCCGGCTCTCTTCTGGTGGCGCGACCGACGTTCTCAAGGCGGGAGACACGATAATGGACACCGAGTCTGCACTGGATATCGAAGAGCTTATCGGTCAATATGTTTTCGGCAAAGTGAAGGATTGA
- a CDS encoding SLC13 family permease produces the protein MSASRASDKTDWKRWFFLLLGVGLFLGTYYSSPWPDAVDPVGKHFVLSREGKGALGVFLLAATWWIFEVLPIGITSLAIGVFQTLFFIRPAKEVFGNFMDPSVLFIFGSIVIGQVCTKTGLTRRMAYLMLSVVGERTSMIYLGSFAVTVLLTHIMAHTAVAATIFPLLVAIHTLYEGYEAKTRFGKGLFIGMAYVAGAGSIISLLGAARGAVAIGFFRDIAGRSISFFEYSYYFFPIGWLMMLLIWGLMMVVCKPERATIPGLKQKARELLKEMGPTSGHERTAVLIILACVGMLALQSFFPALAKLNKSAILIVTTLLFYVIKILDISDLEEIPWNIILLFSGAMSMGLCLWETEAAKWLAVNWLTIFKKANWFVFVMSIGFFVMVMTNFIMNVAAIAISLPVALVVAPYLGVAPEVIFYAALVTAGMPFMLLIGAAPNAIAYNSKQFTTQEFFIYGLLASIILMGVLAFAVYFLWPLMGMPVKL, from the coding sequence ATGTCAGCGTCGCGTGCGTCAGATAAAACCGATTGGAAGCGATGGTTTTTTTTACTTCTTGGTGTGGGGCTCTTCCTGGGAACCTACTATTCTTCCCCCTGGCCCGATGCCGTGGACCCCGTCGGCAAGCACTTTGTCCTGTCCAGGGAAGGCAAGGGGGCATTGGGCGTGTTTCTTTTGGCCGCCACATGGTGGATCTTCGAAGTGCTTCCCATCGGCATTACCAGTCTGGCCATCGGCGTGTTCCAGACCCTGTTTTTCATCCGTCCGGCCAAAGAGGTGTTCGGCAACTTCATGGATCCATCGGTTCTTTTCATCTTCGGATCGATCGTCATCGGCCAGGTTTGCACCAAGACGGGGTTGACGCGGCGCATGGCCTACCTGATGCTTTCCGTCGTCGGCGAGAGGACTTCGATGATCTATCTGGGCAGCTTTGCCGTTACGGTGCTGCTCACTCATATCATGGCCCACACCGCCGTGGCGGCCACCATTTTCCCGTTGCTCGTGGCGATCCATACGCTATACGAGGGATACGAGGCCAAGACGCGGTTTGGCAAGGGGTTGTTCATCGGCATGGCCTACGTGGCCGGCGCCGGCAGCATCATCAGTCTGCTCGGTGCGGCCCGAGGGGCCGTGGCCATCGGGTTTTTCAGGGATATTGCCGGCAGGAGCATCAGCTTCTTCGAATACAGTTACTACTTTTTCCCCATCGGCTGGCTGATGATGCTGTTGATCTGGGGGCTCATGATGGTGGTGTGCAAGCCGGAGCGGGCGACCATACCGGGCCTGAAGCAAAAGGCCAGGGAACTGCTCAAGGAGATGGGGCCGACCAGCGGCCATGAGAGGACGGCCGTGCTGATCATTCTGGCCTGCGTGGGGATGCTGGCCCTGCAATCCTTTTTCCCGGCCCTGGCCAAGTTGAACAAATCGGCGATCCTGATCGTCACCACCCTTCTCTTCTATGTGATCAAGATCCTGGATATCAGCGATCTGGAAGAGATCCCCTGGAACATCATCCTGCTGTTTTCGGGTGCCATGAGCATGGGGCTGTGCTTGTGGGAGACCGAGGCGGCCAAGTGGCTGGCCGTCAATTGGCTGACCATTTTCAAGAAAGCTAACTGGTTCGTGTTTGTGATGAGCATCGGCTTCTTTGTCATGGTGATGACCAATTTCATCATGAATGTGGCGGCCATCGCCATTTCGCTTCCGGTGGCGCTGGTGGTGGCGCCCTATCTGGGCGTTGCGCCGGAGGTGATATTTTACGCCGCGCTCGTCACGGCCGGCATGCCGTTCATGCTGTTGATCGGTGCTGCTCCCAATGCCATCGCCTACAATTCAAAACAATTTACGACCCAGGAGTTTTTTATCTACGGTCTGCTGGCGAGCATCATCTTGATGGGGGTACTGGCCTTCGCGGTGTACTTCCTGTGGCCGCTGATGGGCATGCCAGTTAAATTATAG
- a CDS encoding PilZ domain-containing protein: protein MEKRMLPRTHTQVPIACCCFTISEGANFIQGTMLNCSPGGTYIELDRPYKEGTILMIKTDNRRDSPAHGNAIEGLRTISLAEVKWAKAIEKEKASQFGLGLKYYDL, encoded by the coding sequence ATGGAAAAAAGAATGTTACCCCGCACCCACACGCAGGTCCCGATAGCATGTTGCTGTTTCACGATTTCGGAAGGCGCCAACTTCATCCAGGGCACCATGTTGAACTGCTCGCCCGGCGGCACCTATATCGAGTTGGACAGGCCTTACAAAGAGGGTACCATTCTGATGATAAAGACGGACAACCGGCGCGACAGCCCGGCGCATGGCAACGCGATAGAAGGGCTTCGAACGATCTCATTGGCCGAGGTCAAGTGGGCCAAGGCAATTGAAAAAGAAAAAGCCTCACAATTTGGACTGGGGCTGAAGTATTACGACTTATAG
- a CDS encoding MlaE family ABC transporter permease translates to MKHTDMVIGIGKCTIGIVHHLGRLTLFLLYGCGYVFYRPWQTGKIIQQVYFIGFKSIFIICLTSAFTGMVLGLQGYYSLVKFGSEGMLGAAVALSLIREMGPVLTAIMVVARAGSAMAAEIGIMRISEQIDALETMDIDPVRFLFTSRLMAALISFPLLTALFDVIGIFGGYLTGSLLLGINSGIYFARVQSSVEIQDVTGGFVKAISFAALVTTICCFQGFTTHLRKEGFGAKGVSLSTTSAVVISCVVILTADYILTSFLI, encoded by the coding sequence ATGAAACACACTGACATGGTCATCGGCATCGGTAAATGCACTATCGGCATCGTCCATCATCTCGGGCGCCTGACGCTGTTCCTTCTATATGGCTGCGGGTACGTCTTCTACCGGCCATGGCAGACCGGAAAGATTATTCAGCAGGTCTATTTCATCGGCTTCAAATCCATCTTCATTATCTGTTTGACCAGTGCCTTCACCGGCATGGTGCTGGGTCTGCAGGGCTATTATTCCCTCGTTAAATTCGGGTCCGAAGGGATGCTGGGGGCCGCGGTGGCGCTTTCGTTGATACGGGAGATGGGGCCGGTGCTGACTGCTATCATGGTGGTTGCCCGGGCCGGATCGGCAATGGCCGCTGAAATCGGAATCATGCGGATTTCAGAACAAATCGATGCCTTGGAGACCATGGATATCGATCCGGTGCGGTTTCTATTCACCTCGCGCCTGATGGCCGCCCTGATCAGTTTTCCGTTGCTGACCGCCCTGTTCGATGTCATTGGGATATTCGGAGGATACCTGACCGGCTCCCTTTTGTTGGGTATCAATTCCGGTATCTACTTTGCTCGCGTGCAATCGAGCGTCGAGATCCAGGACGTCACCGGCGGCTTTGTCAAGGCCATCTCTTTCGCAGCCCTTGTGACCACTATCTGCTGTTTTCAGGGGTTCACGACCCATTTACGCAAGGAGGGGTTCGGCGCCAAAGGGGTTAGTCTATCGACGACCTCGGCCGTAGTGATCTCCTGCGTCGTGATCCTGACGGCCGATTACATCCTCACCTCTTTCTTGATTTAG
- a CDS encoding methionine adenosyltransferase, which produces MNSRSRSKVSPTTDVTVETVSRSPVAQQETEIVERKGLGHPDTICDAIHEKISVALCRAYQHHFGRVMHHNIDKGLLVAGLSEPRIGGGRIVEPMRLVIGDRATSLYRGTPIDVDAIVFDTVSHWCRKNLRFVEFDRHLIIQNELRHGSMQLSDIFERQTIGANDTSAAVGYAPLTETEQMVLDAENFLNSALFKHQFPESGEDVKIMGCRRGRKLELTVAMAFVDRHIPNERFYFERKREIQFCLEKYLSPKMQALDRISVAINTLDDPARGAAGMYLTVLGTSADGADGGQVGRGNRANGLIALNRPCGNEATAGKNPISHVGKIYSMLTHRIAEDIYRRISGLAEVYVWLCSRIGSPIDQPMLASVQVALSPDTSAPEMSAAAIEIVEEHLHGIPNFSDQLAQGLFSVC; this is translated from the coding sequence ATGAATTCCCGGTCGCGTTCCAAGGTATCTCCAACCACTGACGTAACGGTTGAAACGGTTTCCCGTAGCCCTGTGGCCCAGCAGGAAACCGAAATTGTCGAACGCAAAGGACTCGGCCACCCGGACACGATTTGCGACGCCATTCACGAGAAAATTTCCGTGGCCCTGTGCCGAGCCTATCAGCATCATTTCGGCCGCGTAATGCATCACAACATCGACAAAGGCTTGCTTGTGGCCGGCTTATCAGAACCCCGGATCGGCGGGGGACGTATCGTAGAACCCATGCGGTTGGTCATCGGCGACCGCGCCACAAGTCTTTATCGGGGCACGCCCATCGATGTGGATGCGATCGTGTTCGACACGGTCAGCCATTGGTGCCGGAAAAACCTTCGCTTCGTGGAGTTCGATCGCCATCTGATCATTCAAAACGAACTTCGCCATGGATCAATGCAGTTGAGTGATATTTTCGAACGGCAAACCATCGGCGCCAATGACACATCGGCGGCCGTCGGCTATGCCCCGCTTACGGAGACCGAACAGATGGTGTTGGACGCCGAGAATTTCCTCAATTCAGCTCTCTTCAAGCATCAATTCCCCGAAAGCGGAGAAGATGTCAAAATCATGGGCTGCCGTCGCGGCCGTAAACTGGAGCTCACCGTGGCCATGGCGTTTGTGGACCGCCATATTCCCAACGAGCGCTTCTATTTCGAACGCAAACGGGAGATCCAGTTTTGCCTGGAAAAATATCTTTCGCCAAAAATGCAGGCTTTGGACCGTATATCCGTTGCCATCAATACATTGGACGACCCTGCCAGGGGAGCGGCCGGCATGTATCTCACGGTTTTAGGGACCTCGGCCGATGGGGCCGATGGCGGACAGGTCGGGCGCGGAAACCGGGCAAATGGTCTGATCGCACTCAATCGGCCGTGCGGCAATGAAGCTACGGCAGGGAAAAACCCCATCAGCCATGTGGGCAAAATCTACAGCATGCTGACCCATCGCATAGCAGAAGATATTTACCGGCGCATTTCCGGTCTCGCGGAGGTCTATGTATGGCTGTGCAGCCGCATCGGATCACCCATAGATCAACCGATGCTGGCATCGGTGCAGGTGGCTTTAAGCCCGGATACCTCGGCACCGGAAATGTCTGCCGCTGCGATCGAGATCGTTGAGGAACACCTGCATGGCATTCCGAATTTCAGCGACCAACTGGCCCAAGGCCTGTTCAGCGTGTGTTGA
- a CDS encoding ABC transporter ATP-binding protein, with protein sequence METPLIEFKDVYKAFDGNAVLKGVNLTILKGQVTAIIGKSGTGKSVLLKHIVGLLQPDSGQVLIDGQPLTGMDRIQQRQLKKRCSYMFQNNALFDSMTIYDNIALPLVERDRLRGESVRQRVQTKMAQLDIVDIERKYPSQLSGGMKKRVAMARALITEPEIVLFDEPTTGLDPIRKKAAYRMITDYQQRFGFTGVLVSHDIPDIFFISHQIAMLDEGQIIFEGGCREIQASQDPVVKEFVGGMSGVYQ encoded by the coding sequence ATGGAAACACCTTTGATCGAGTTTAAAGACGTTTACAAGGCCTTTGACGGCAACGCGGTCCTCAAGGGGGTGAATTTGACGATCCTTAAAGGGCAGGTGACAGCGATCATCGGGAAAAGCGGCACCGGCAAGAGCGTGTTGCTCAAACACATAGTCGGTCTGCTGCAGCCGGACAGCGGACAGGTCCTTATCGATGGTCAGCCATTGACAGGGATGGACAGAATCCAGCAGCGACAATTGAAAAAGCGGTGCAGCTACATGTTTCAAAACAACGCCCTGTTCGACTCCATGACCATTTATGACAATATCGCCCTGCCCCTGGTCGAACGCGACCGGCTGAGGGGCGAATCCGTCCGCCAGCGGGTGCAGACCAAAATGGCCCAGCTGGATATCGTCGATATAGAGCGTAAATATCCATCCCAGTTGTCCGGCGGCATGAAGAAGCGGGTCGCCATGGCCCGTGCTCTGATTACCGAACCGGAAATCGTTTTGTTCGACGAGCCGACCACGGGACTGGATCCCATCCGGAAGAAAGCGGCATACCGGATGATCACGGACTATCAGCAACGGTTTGGGTTTACGGGGGTCCTGGTCAGTCACGATATTCCGGATATCTTTTTCATCTCCCACCAGATCGCCATGCTGGATGAAGGTCAAATCATCTTCGAGGGCGGCTGTCGGGAGATTCAAGCCAGTCAGGACCCCGTCGTCAAAGAGTTTGTCGGCGGCATGAGCGGTGTTTACCAATAG